Proteins co-encoded in one Panulirus ornatus isolate Po-2019 chromosome 56, ASM3632096v1, whole genome shotgun sequence genomic window:
- the pirk gene encoding uncharacterized protein pirk, whose product MAFITNNTRRIYIINNMTRIFIINNMTRIFIINNMTRIFIINNMTRIFINMTRIFIINNMTRIFIINNMTRIFIINNMTRIFIINNMTRIYIINNMRRK is encoded by the exons atggcgttCATTACCAATAACACGAGACGGATATATATCATCAATAACATGACACGGATATTCATTATCAATAACATGACACGGATTTTTATTATCAATAACATGACACGGATATTTATTATCAATAACATGACACGGATATTTATT AACATGACACGGATATTTATTATCAATAACATGACACGGATATTTATTATCAATAACATGACACGGATATTTATTATCAATAACATGACACGGATATTTATTATCAATAACATGACACGGATATATATTATCAATAACATGAGACGGAaataa